From Hippoglossus stenolepis isolate QCI-W04-F060 chromosome 6, HSTE1.2, whole genome shotgun sequence, a single genomic window includes:
- the LOC118110947 gene encoding tumor necrosis factor receptor superfamily member 14-like has product MNLRSKHLEAASLLIFLVKVFCVNTRTCHPTEYRIGNHCCPLCPSGYRVDTHCTKYWRTVCLPCVNDTFMNLPTGLKQCLPCTTCGPDSGLKIYTSCTATTDSLCEPLEGFYCIEPKQNHCADAQKHKQCQPGQYIKHRGTAQTDSQCSDCSVGTFSDGTRTSCQPHTQCESLNLQLMQPGTASTDAECGNDSSNNTTVMLFWVFWCLH; this is encoded by the exons ATGAATTTGAGAAGTAAACATTTGGAGGCTGCATCTTTGTTG atatttttggTCAAAGTCTTCTGTGTGAATACGCGGACTTGTCATCCAACTGAGTATCGGATAGGGAATCATTGCTGTCCTCTTTGTCCGTCTG GATATCGTGTTGACACACACTGCACGAAGTACTGGAGGACTGTCTGTTTGCCCTGTGTGAATGACACCTTCATGAATCTTCCTACTGGACTTAAACAGTGTTTACCCTGCACGACCTGTGGTCCAG ATTCTGGTCTGAAGATCTACACTTCGTGCACAGCAACAACGGATTCACTTTGTGAACCTCTGGAAGGATTCTACTGTATAGAACCCAAACAGAACCACTGTGCagatgcacagaaacacaaacaatgtcaACCAGGGCAGTACATCAAACACAGAG gAACAGCCCAAACAGACTCTCAATGCTCTGACTGCAGCGTTGGAACATTTTCTGACGGGACGCGTACGTCTtgtcaaccacacacaca ATGTGAATCACTAAACCTTCAGCTGATGCAACCAGGAACAGCTTCAACTGACGCTGAATGTGGAAATGACAGTTcaaataacacaacagttaTGTTGTTTTGGGTCTTTTGGTGTTTGCATTAG